The Pseudogulbenkiania sp. MAI-1 sequence GGCTGCTGGCCTTCGCCTACGACCCGGCGAACGCAGCGCTGATCGCGAGTTTCGGCTATGGCCTGATGTATTTCCCGATGTGGGGAATTGTTGCCGGCTGGGTCAACCGGCACTACTCGTCGACGGCGACCATGCAGATCGGGGGATTCTGCATGGTGACGTTCGGCCTAGGCGGAACCATAGGCAACCTGTTGACAGGGTTGATCCGTGACAACACCGGTTCGCTGCAGGCCAGTTATGCGACGCTGGCGTTCGTGGCGTTGTTGCTGGCCGGACTGGGCCTGCACATCAAGCGCGCAGAAAAAAAGGTTCTTCACGAAATCGTGGGGACTTGAAGTAAATGCCAGACGTGAGAACGGCGGTGCAAGGTAAGCTGTTTGTGTGACCAAACCGTTTACCCCGACACCGCCGTTCTTATGCCCGATGATATGTTCCACCTCCCATTTTGGGAAGGCTTTACCGTTACCCGCGTTTCGATAGCGTCAGTCCGACGCACTGCACCTTGAGCTGGAGCCAATACCCGATACCCCACCCCGTTGCAGCGGGTGCCAAAGTGTCGGCAACGCTGTGCACGAGCACCATTGGCGCACGCTGCGCGACTTACCGATCCTCGTGGGGTAGCCTGATTCCCGCGGACAGTTCCGATTGTTACCATTGACAATCGGGAGTGTGAAATGAAGACCAGAAAGACATATCCAGTAGAGTTCCGTTCTGAGGCGGTAAAGCTGGTACTTGAGCAAGGGCTCAGCCTTGAAGGGGCGGCCAGGCGGCTGGGTATCCCCAAGGGTACATTGGCTAACTGGGTTGTAGCGGCGAGGTCTGGCGGTGACCAACCGGCGCCGGGGGCGCGCAGTGTCACGGAGCTGGAAGCAGAGAACGCCAAGCTGCGCAAGGAGTTGGCAGAGGCACGCCTGGAGCGAGACGTCATAAAAAAAGCTGCAGCGTACTTTGCTCAGGCATCACTGCCCGGTACGCGTGGATAGAAGAGCACCGAAACCTATTCCCGGTGGTGGTGGCCTGCCGGGTTCTAGCGGTGTCCCGTGCTGGGTACTATGGCTGGCGTGGACGTTCTCCATCTGAGCGAGAACAAGAGGACGAGCGGCTGAAAGTGGCGATCCGGGCGGCACATGCCAAAACACGGGAAACCTATGGCGTACGCCGTTTGCAGCCAGAACTGGCGGCGATGGGCTTTGAGGCCGGGCGTGATCGCATCGACCGTTTACGACGCCAGATAGGCATCCGGTGCCGGCAGAAGCGCAAGTTCAAGGCGACCACCAATTCGGCCCACTCGTTGCCGGTCGCGGAGAATGTCTTGGGTCAGGTGTTCGAGCCGACCCGCCCGAATCAGGTCTGGACGGGTGATATAACGTACATCCCGACGGACGAGGGCTGGCTGTACCTAGCGGCACTGAAGGATGTGTTTAGCTGCGAGATCGTTGGCTATGCGATGGGCGCGCGGATGACGACCGAACTGGTCAGCAAGGCGCTGTTCCGGGCGGTCCAGCACCAGCGGCCGCCGGCCGGCTTGATCCACCATACGGATCGTGGCAGCCAATACTGCGCCAAGGCCTACGGGGATTTGCTGACGCAGTTCAGGATGCATAGCTCGATGTCACGCAAGGGGAACTGTTTCGACAATGCGCCGATAGAGAGCTTCTGGGGAACGTTGAAGAACGAGCTCGTCCACCATCGCCGTTACGCAACGCGGGCGGAGGCGGAGGCATCGATCAGGGAGTACATCGAAATCTTCTATAACCGCCAACGCCGTCACTCGCGGCTTGGCTACTTGGCGCCGGCTGAATTTACCCGGAAGTACTGGAATTCAGCCAAGGCCGCTTGAATCGGAGCTGTCCGCTCTTGCCAGGACACCCCATCGGTCATCAAGTCTGGCTAAGAGCCAGACTACGGCGTGTGCGCTGCCCCCTGTGCGGCCCGGGAATGGAACAGGTGAGCTGGCTCGATCGCTATGCCCGGCTGACCCGCCGCCTGGCCGAAGCGGTGACACACTGGTGCAGCAAGCTACCGATCCGTCACGTTGCCGAACTGTTCGGCCTACACTGGGACACGGCGCGGCAGTTGGACCGGCGTCGTCTGGAACAACAGCTCGCCACCTTGCCCGAAGCTGAACCACGTCGTCTGTTGATGGACGAGTTTGCGCTCTACAAAGGGCATCGCTACGCCACGGTGGTCATGGATGCGGAGACTCGGCGGGTGTTGTGGGTGGGGGTGAAGGGCGCAGTCGAGAAGCGATTCGTCCGTTCTTTGTGGGCTTAGGAACCGAGCGCTGCGCCCAGATCGAAGCCGTCGCCATGGACATGAACACGGCGTTCGATCTGGAGGTGAAGCAGCATTGCCCCCAGGCCCGCGTGGTCTACGACCTATTCCATGTCATCGCCAAATTCGGCCGGGAGGTCATCGACAGGGTTCGGGTAGACGAAGCTAACCGCCTCAAGGGCGATAAGAAAGCGAGGAAGGTGGTGAAGCAGTCGCGCTGGCTGTTACTGCGCAACCCGGAGAATCTGAAGAGCGAGGAGCAGCGTGTCAGCCTACAGGAGCTGCTCGCTGCCAACCAGGCGTTGATGACCGTTTACGTGATGAAGTCCAGCCTGAAAGCGATCTGGTCAGCCCCGACGGCGTGGGCGTGGAGAAAGGCCTGGAAAGAGTGGATGGCCCAGGCTGCAGAGAGCGGGGTTGTTCCCTTGATAAGCTTCGCCAAGCGGCTGTCCGGCTACTGACGCGGCATCCTGAGCCGAGTACGCTGGCCGATGCATACGGGGCAACTGGAGGGTATCAACAACCGAATCAAGGTAATGAAAAGGATGGCTTACGGTTACCGGGGCAGCGAGTACTTCTTCCTGAAGATCAAAGCCGCTTTCCCCGGTAATCCGTGAAGAACCAAACAAAAACCCGGCAGGATCGCTCCGGCCGGGTTTCTCATATCAAACAGACTGGAATCAGCCCTTGACCACAGCCGCGATGGACTCGGCCACGTAGCCGATGTTCTTGCTGTTAAGAGCGGCCAGGCAGATGCGGCCGGTCGACACGGCATAGATGCCGAAGTCGTTCTTCAGCTGTTCCACCTGGGCGGCGGTAAGGCCGGTGTAGGAGAACATGCCGCGCTGCTTGATCACGAAGGAGAAGTCCTGCTCCACGCCCTTGGCCTTGAGCTGCTCGACCAGACCCGAGCGCATGGCGCGGATGCGGTCGCGCATGCCGGCCAGTTCGTCTTCCCACTGCTGGCGCAGTTCCGGGCTCGACAGCACGGCGGCCACGATGGCGCCACCGTGGATCTGCGGGTTGGAGTAGTTGGTGCGGATCACGCGCTTGAGCTGCGACATCACGCGGCCGGCTTCTTCCTTGGAGGCGGTCACGATGGACAGCGCGCCGACGCGCTCGCCGTACAGCGAGAAGCTCTTGGAGAACGAGCTCGACACGAAGAACTGCAGACCGGAAGCCGAGAACAGCTTAACCGCAACGGCGTCCTGGTCGATGCCTTCGGCAAAGCCCTGGTAGGCCATGTCGAGGAACGGCACCAGGCCGCGCTCGCGGCAGGCTTCGACAACTTCCGCCCACTGCACGTCGGACAGGTCGGCACCGGTCGGGTTGTGGCAGCAGGCGTGCAGCACGATGATCGAGCCGGCTTCCAGGCCCAGCAGGAAGGCCTTCATCGCGGCGAAGTCGACGCCACGGGTGCTCGGGTCGTAATACGGGTAGTTCTCGACCTTGAAGCCGGCGGCTTCGAACAGCGCGCGGTGGTTTTCCCAGCTCGGGTCGCTGATATAGACGGTGGCGTTCGCGTTCAGGCGGTGCAGGAAGTCGGCACCGATACGCAGCGCGCCGGTGCCGCCCAGGGCCTGCGCGGTCACTACGCGACCGGACTCGGTCAGCTCGCTGCCGGCGCCGAACAGCAGGTTCTGCACTGCCTGGCCGTAGACGGCCGGACCTTCGATCGGCTGGTAGCCGCGCGGCGGCATGGCTTCCAGGCGGGCCTTCTCGGCGGCCTTGACGGCGGCCAGGAGCGGAATCTTGCCGTTGTCGTCGTAGTACACACCCACGCCCAGGTTCACCTTGGTGGCACGGGTGTCGGCGTTGAAGGCTTCGTTCAGGCCGAGAATGGGGTCGCGCGGCGCCATTTCCACGGCGGCGAAGATCGAAGTGGTCATCAGGGGCTCCATGAGTATTGCCGATTGCGGCAGCGCCGCCGGACTATCTGTGCAGGAAACCGACCGACGCTGCGGGTGAGAAAAACGGAAATCCGTCAGAGTTTACCACGGTGCGGCCACGATGGCAGGCCGCCGGGCGGGCAAATCGCGACGCCCGCCTACATCGGCGGCCCCTCCTCATCCTCGCGGCATGGGGCGGGCCGGCGCCGAGTCAGGCTGCCCGCCTGTACCTCGGCGCCGGATGAGCGGCCCCTCAGCCTGCCGGCTTCCTGCTGCGCCAGACAGCGACCAGGGCGCCGAACTTGGCCCGCTGCGGCAGGCGCTCGTCCGACAGCGCCTCGAGGAAGTCCGACAGGCGCTTCGACTTGACCACGGTGTAGAGCGTCAGCCAGGTGGTCGGAATCAGCGTCAGGAAGAAGTACAGCAGCTTGACTGCCGGCGGGCTGTCCGCCGCCGCGATCAGGTTCATACCGAGAAAGCCGGTGGTCACCGAGCCGATCAGGCCGAAGGTAGTCACCATGGTCAGCCTCACCACGGTGTTAGCCTGGCGGCGCAGGCTGTCGCTGTCGAGGTACTCGCTCATCTCGCGAATCTCGTCGCGCACCTCGTCGAACAGGGACTCGGTGCCCAGGTGATCGACGCACATGCGGTACAGCGCGCGCGACTGCGCCAGGTCCGACAGCTCGTGGAACCAGTAACGGTGGGTAAAGCGCAGGAAGATCTCGAACAGCTGGCGGATCACCCGCTTGAACTCCTTGACCGATTCGGGGTGGTGGATGTCGAGCCGGTTGAGCGCCTCCACCAGCCGGTCGGAGAACATCAGGAGGCTCGCCTTCTGGAAATGCGCGATCAGGAACAGCAGGAAATACTGGTGGCGGAACTGGGCCAGCATGCCGGTTTCGGCGCCGGTGAACTGCGGCGAGGATGCGTCGCCGACGATCACCAGGGCGTGGCCGCAGCACAGGAAACGCGTCGGCGGACCGTCGATGGCATCGCCCCAGTAGCGGTCGTAGCAGTAACGCAGTTCGAAGTCGGCGACGTGCCGGTCGGCGTAGGGCAGGCTTTGCTGCTCACTGGCGGCGGTCAGCAGCCCCAGCCGGATGAAGTCGCTGCGCGAGAGGGAGCGCGGATTGTCCACCGCCAGCCAGGCGATCACCGGCATGCGGTAGTATTCGAGCTGGCGGTAGCGGATCAGGCCGGGCTCGTCGGCATGGTCCGGCACCAGCGGCCGCAGCAGGAAGTCCCAGTGCGCGGCGATGCAGGGTGCACGGTGACGGCCGACGAAGGACAGGTACTTGTCGCGCTTCTCGAAATCGGACACCGCCAGCGTGCCGCCGTCTGCCGCCAGCCACTCCACCCGGTGCAGGCAATGCACGCCCTGCCCGGTGTCATCCCAGCCCGCCGGGTAGGCGCGGCCGAAACGGTACAGCGTGTCCTGCGCCTGGAACAGCGTCAGATCGTCGGCGGCGACCTCGACCACCAGCTGCACCACGTCGATGTCAAAGAAGAAATGCAGGTCGACCCGCGCCACCTGCAGCGTCAGCGGTGCACTGTCCGGATGCGGGGTGAGCCGTACCGCGGCGATGTCGTCGCGGCGGAATACGCGCATCGGCGAGGCGCCGTCGACACGTTCCTGGCGCGCGGTACGGCTCTCACCGTACAGGAAACGCTGCACATGCGGCAGGAAGGTGATGAACTCGTGGTACTGCTGGGCGTGAAAGCGCGCGGGATCATCGGGAAACACATCGTCGACCTCGCGCCACGGGTTGTCCGCGCCGCTTCTTTGCAGCAGTTCCCAGTGCTTCTGAATCTGGCTGCCGGCGTGGATCGGCATCAGTTGCAGCGGCCAGACCAGGATCTGGCGGAATTGGCGTACCCGTTTTTCGGTCGGGAGAGTGGCTTCTGGCATCGCGGATTCCGGTACGGGTGGCATCGTCGTCAAGGGGCTTGCGGCATGCAACGTCTGGGCGGGAGCCCTATGCGACATGCCGGATGGGTGAAACGTAGCACAAGCCGGCCATTCGTTCATAGCGCCGCGACTACGGCCCTCTCACCTCAGGCCCAAACCCGCCTCCCGGCTGCTGCACATCACAAGCCGGCTTCGCGTTGCATGACCGCCAGCGCCTCGGTCAGCCAACGCCCCAGCAGGCTTTGCCGCCGGCCTTCGAGCATCGCCATGCCGGATATTTCCTGCAACATCCCCCCCCCTTCCCCGCATTGATCGAGCCGGACGCGGAACATCACCTCGAGCGGCTGCAAGGCATCCTGCATGCGTTGCGTCGGGATCGGACCTCCGTACGTCGACGCCAGATAGGGCTGGTCCAGCGCCGGCAGGCTCAGCCGGTCGATGTCGGCGACCCGACAGCGCAGCGAGGGCAGTTCGGCCCGGTCGGCGACGAACACAGCCACCCCTCCCGCTTGCAACCGTTCGAGCATGGCCTCCCCGACAAAGGCCTCGCCCTTGGCCGTATGCGGATCGGCCAGCGACAGCAGTTTCTCGCCCGCCGCGATCACCGTGCCTGGCAGCAAGGCGTCGCTGACGTCGACCACGCGCCCGGCGAACGGTGCCCGGAATTCCAGCCTTCGCAACTGCTGGCGCAAGCTATCGACCTGGGCCACCGCCACCTGCCACTGCTTGGTCAGCGCCTGCCCTTCGGCCAGCAGGGTATCGTCGAACGGCTGCTGGTCGATCTGCCAGCGCAAGGCATCGGCGCGGGCGACCGCCCTATGCAAATCGGCCTCCAGTTCGGGCGAGCGCAGCGTGAACAGCAGTTGCCCGGCGCGCACCCACTGCCCTTCGCGCACCTTCACGCCGACCACGTCCGCCGCGGCTGGGGCGTACAGGCTGGTGGCCTGCCGCGCGCCGAACACCGCCGGCGCCCTCACTTCGCTCTGCCACGGCACGGCGACCGCCAGCAGCAGGGCAGCCGACAACAGTGCCGTGCGGCGGGTTTCGAACAGCCATTCCAGCTCCTGCCGCCGCTGCCACCACAGCGCCACTTCCGACCAGA is a genomic window containing:
- a CDS encoding IS3 family transposase (programmed frameshift), which codes for MKTRKTYPVEFRSEAVKLVLEQGLSLEGAARRLGIPKGTLANWVVAARSGGDQPAPGARSVTELEAENAKLRKELAEARLERDVIKKAGSVLCSGITARYAWIEEHRNLFPVVVACRVLAVSRAGYYGWRGRSPSEREQEDERLKVAIRAAHAKTRETYGVRRLQPELAAMGFEAGRDRIDRLRRQIGIRCRQKRKFKATTNSAHSLPVAENVLGQVFEPTRPNQVWTGDITYIPTDEGWLYLAALKDVFSCEIVGYAMGARMTTELVSKALFRAVQHQRPPAGLIHHTDRGSQYCAKAYGDLLTQFRMHSSMSRKGNCFDNAPIESFWGTLKNELVHHRRYATRAEAEASIREYIEIFYNRQRRHSRLGYLAPAEFTRKYWNSAKAA
- a CDS encoding amino acid aminotransferase translates to MTTSIFAAVEMAPRDPILGLNEAFNADTRATKVNLGVGVYYDDNGKIPLLAAVKAAEKARLEAMPPRGYQPIEGPAVYGQAVQNLLFGAGSELTESGRVVTAQALGGTGALRIGADFLHRLNANATVYISDPSWENHRALFEAAGFKVENYPYYDPSTRGVDFAAMKAFLLGLEAGSIIVLHACCHNPTGADLSDVQWAEVVEACRERGLVPFLDMAYQGFAEGIDQDAVAVKLFSASGLQFFVSSSFSKSFSLYGERVGALSIVTASKEEAGRVMSQLKRVIRTNYSNPQIHGGAIVAAVLSSPELRQQWEDELAGMRDRIRAMRSGLVEQLKAKGVEQDFSFVIKQRGMFSYTGLTAAQVEQLKNDFGIYAVSTGRICLAALNSKNIGYVAESIAAVVKG